A genome region from Panicum virgatum strain AP13 chromosome 4K, P.virgatum_v5, whole genome shotgun sequence includes the following:
- the LOC120701989 gene encoding early nodulin-like protein 1, which translates to MGAGVAFPAAVVVACAAVFLAGAASASWHAQVFEVGGQRGWEKPAAPTGESYDHWAARNRFHVGDFLHFKYDMNDSVLVVTRDDYKLCAAARPAQRFGGGDTRFCLDHGGFCYFISGAPGHCQAGQRMMLRVLEQGRQEGGGDPAPPAEAPDAAMAPGGEDEGGTYEPSPGSGSGSGGGSKPGHGGGGSGLGSGSTATLPPRAVAGAGGNETSGAAPARAPSCSFGGGVVWAVLLDAMLLFLGA; encoded by the exons ATGGGCGCCGGCGTCGCGTTCCCGGCCGCTGTCGTCGTCGCTTGCGCCGCCGTCTTCCTCGCGGGAGCCGCGTCGGCGTCCTGGCACGCGCAGGTGTTCGAGGTCGGCGGCCAGAGAGGGTGGGAGAAGCCGGCGGCGCCCACCGGCGAGAGCTACGACCACTGGGCCGCCAGGAACCGCTTCCACGTCGGCGACTTCCTCC ACTTCAAGTACGACATGAACGACTCGGTGCTGGTGGTCACCCGCGACGACTAcaagctctgcgccgccgccaggccggCGCAGCGGTTCGGCGGCGGGGACACCAGGTTCTGCCTCGACCACGGCGGCTTCTGCTACTTCATCAGCGGCGCGCCGGGCCACTGCCAGGCGGGCCAGCGCATGATGCTGCGCGTCCTGGAACAGGGGcggcaggagggcggcggcgatccCGCCCCGCCCGCGGAGGCGCCCGACGCTGCGATGGCgcccggcggcgaggacgaagGCGGCACGTACGAGCCGTcgcccggctccggctccggcagcggcggcgggtcgaAGCCGGGGCACGGAGGCGGCGGGTCCGGCTTGGGGTCGGGGTCGACGgccacgctgccgccgcgcgcggtgGCAGGCGCCGGTGGGAACGAGACCAGTGGCGCTGCGCCAGCGCGTGCGCCATCCTGCTCGTTTGGTGGCGGCGTCGTTTGGGCGGTTCTTCTTGATGCCATGCTGCTATTCTTGGGCGCTTGA
- the LOC120701988 gene encoding DNA oxidative demethylase ALKBH2-like, with protein sequence MFSHSRWRLVFRLRSSAHPVPPHRLAASTPPFTAAPPMASRLRLVGPTLGTVGGSAPNPGDSVMAEGEREGEAKRPEPPRREVTDLGGGSKVVHVPRFVARDKAWEWFDCLDRTIPWRRPDIRVFGRSGPQPRDMCYVADEGLTDLKYSGHQADAHSWDEFPVLKDILKVVHEALPGSYFNSVLLNRYKTGSDYVSWHADDEALYGPTPEIASVSFGCERDFLLRKKPSKSQATSGSGEAARKRLKVAAPQQRSFLLKHGSLLVMRGYTQRDWQHSVPKRAKASSTRINLTFRHVLT encoded by the exons ATGTTCAG TCATTCGCGCTGGCGACTTGTTTTCCGCCTCCGCAGCTCGGCGCATCCTGTCCCGccgcaccgcctcgccgcctccacccCTCCCTTCACTGCCGCACCGCCAATGGCttcgcgcctccgcctcgtcgGTCCGACCCTAGGCACCGTGGGAGGCTCCGCCCCTAACCCCGGCGATTCCGTCATGGCGGAGGGGGAACGAGAGGGAGAAGCGAAgcggccggagccgccgcggcgGGAGGTGACGGACCTGGGCGGCGGCAGCAAGGTGGTGCACGTCCCGCGGTTCGTGGCCCGCGACAAGGCGTGGGAGTGGTTCGACTGCCTCGACAGGACCATCCCCTGGAGGCGCCCCGACATCCGCGTCTTCGGCCGCTCCGGCCCCCAG CCTAGAGATATGTGCTATGTTGCAGATGAAGGGCTAACAGATCTGAAATATAGTGGTCATCAAGCTGATGCACATTCCTGGGATGAATTCCCTGTGCTCAAGGACATCTTGAAAGTG GTGCATGAAGCCCTTCCGGGGAGCTATTTTAACAGCGTCCTCCTGAACAGATACAAGACCGGTTCAGACTACGTTTCATGGCATGCTGACGATGAGGCACTCTACGGACCAACTCCAGAGATAGCATCTGTCAGCTTTGGATGTGAACGTGACTTCCTTCTTAGGAAAAAGCCTAGCAAATCACAAG CGACTTCTGGATCTGGAGAAGCTGCTCGAAAGCGGCTCAAGGTCGCTGCTCCTCAACAGCGTTCTTTCCTCCTGAAGCATGGCTCGCTGCTTGTGATGAGAGGTTACACCCAGCGGGACTGGCAGCACTCTGTTCCGAAGCGAGCCAAAGCAAGTTCAACAAGGATCAATCTGACTTTCCGACATGTACTGACCTAA